In a genomic window of Brettanomyces nanus chromosome 1, complete sequence:
- a CDS encoding uncharacterized protein (EggNog:ENOG41), with the protein MEKYEVRCFLQVIDEDPEFGKVVKYFRPSDYAIWAGSTAFAPLLLRLMERYEPATGRTFKSPPAMFLRAAGLLGFIGGFYFAYNESTKRFWGITENSKEVEKDRYETKRLLSQGKNPYGVDQSSLSPYLQDVASRNSNHSQMLLAFIPWFNFVKHPNHGVDLKKYYEIRKGEEKWGFDKLVPLDQIPGVTINKN; encoded by the exons ATGGAAAAATACGAGGTGA GATGCTTTTTACAGGTGATTGACGAAGACCCGGAGTTCGGTAAGGTTGTTAAATACTTTAGGCCATCTGACTACGCCATTTGGGCCGGCTCCACTGCTTTTgcacctcttcttctccgtctTATGGAAAGGTACGAGCCTGCAACAGGAAGAACATTCAAATCTCCACCAGCGATGTTTTTGAGAGCGGCGGGCCTCCTCGGTTTCATTGGAGGTTTCTACTTTGCGTACAACGAGTCTACAAAGAGATTCTGGGGTATCACCGAGAACTCAAAGGAAGTGGAAAAGGATAGATATGAGACCAAGAGACTTTTATCACAGGGAAAGAATCCATACGGAGTGGACCAGTCATCGTTGTCTCCGTATTTACAAGATGTTGCTTCGAGAAACTCTAATCATTCGCAGATGTTACTTGCTTTCATTCCTTGGTTCAATTTTGTTAAGCATCCTAATCATGGGGTTGATCTTAAAAAGTACTATGAAATTAGGAAAGGTGAGGAGAAATGGGGATTTGATAAATTGGTGCCTTTGGATCAGATTCCTGGTGTCACTATTAACAAGAATTGA
- a CDS encoding uncharacterized protein (BUSCO:EOG093442YI) has translation MSYYDIDDILADSQRLPCKFNFSIPGLGYLNGRPGDPIKENDKVELPIWLANILAICAAQNGEDNDADNDEEENENSPDKQAFIRLIEPEFFSKQFLNFIKSDPLRISLAPYAYYYKIVTKWSYLFNDTELVGLISKMFVTRASEISALSYKSNDQFSGGNREFLNGLEISEKDLFKTSHISYKDMKNWMAGTK, from the exons ATGTCATATTATGATATAGATGACATACTAGCTGATTCACAG AGATTACCTTGCAAGTTCAACTTTAGTATACCGGGATTGGGGTATTTGAATGGACGGCCAGGAGACCCAATTAAAGAAAACGATAAAGTGGAGTTACCTATATGGCTTGCCAATATTCTTGCAATTTGTGCGGCACAAAATGGTGAGGATAATGACGCCGATAAcgatgaggaagagaacGAAAATAGTCCAGATAAGCAGGCCTTCATCAGGTTGATCGAACCTGAGTTTTTCTCTAAGCAGTTTCTCAACTTCATTAAATCTGATCCTCTACGAATTAGCTTGGCTCCATATGCTTACTACTACAAGATTGTGACTAAATGGTCATACTTGTTCAATGATACAGAGTTGGTGGGACTAATCAGTAAGATGTTTGTTACGCGAGCCAGTGAGATTAGTGCTCTCAGTTACAAGTCCAATGATCAGTTTAGTGGAGGTAATCGGGAGTTTTTGAACGGTTTGGAAATCTCTGAAAAAGACTTGTTTAAGACGAGCCATATTTCGTATAAGGAtatgaaaaattggatgGCTGGCACGAAGTAG
- a CDS encoding uncharacterized protein (EggNog:ENOG41) — protein sequence MAFTDYIKISGFKADLQSRNFSIYGQWLGIFLVFISIALGITNLFHANAVIVFGILGIVQGVLLAFVEIPFLMKVFRVPDRFITFVQTLDSNLKRALFYAVYALIQFLSLICKSTSLIALAVLYTIDMVFYALATVLKQDFHKSNVVATVDVTDRPVDAQVRDAL from the coding sequence ATGGCTTTTACTGACTACATAAAAATATCCGGCTTCAAAGCGGATTTACAGTCACGAAACTTTAGTATTTACGGCCAATGGCTCGGAATATTTCTGGTGTTCATCTCTATCGCATTGGGTATCACCAATCTTTTCCACGCCAATGCTGTCATCGTGTTCGGCATCCTTGGCATCGTTCAAGGTGTGCTTCTTGCCTTTGTTGAGATTCCATTTCTAATGAAAGTTTTTAGAGTCCCTGATAGGTTCATTACCTTTGTGCAGACTTTGGATAGCAATCTCAAGAGGGCTTTGTTTTACGCAGTCTATGCTCTTATTCAATTTTTGAGTCTTATTTGTAAGTCCACCTCCTTGATTGCATTGGCTGTTTTATATACTATTGATATGGTGTTCTATGCCTTGGCTACTGTTCTTAAACAGGACTTCCACAAATCTAATGTTGTTGCAACTGTTGACGTCACTGACAGGCCAGTTGATGCTCAAGTGAGAGATGCCTTGTGA
- the PUP1 gene encoding proteasome core particle subunit beta 2 (MEROPS:MER0000542): MPGLSFENFQRNEYLVNQAGFKPPRATSTGTTIVGCRFKDGVVIAADTRATTGPIVADKNCEKLHRISPKIWCAGAGTAADTEMVTQLIQSNLELHSMSLNREPRVVSAMQMLKQHLFKYQGQVGAYLIVAGVDPTGPHLFSIQAHGSTDIGYYMSLGSGSLAAIAVLERDWKQDLSKDEAMKLCATAIQAGIFNDLGSGSNVDMCVMEMGKDAQLYRSFMTPNVREKKQRNYKFARGTTAVLRQSVFDIVEVVKEEEIPVGSSDAMDVDH; this comes from the coding sequence ATGCCAGGACTAAGTTTTGAgaactttcaaagaaacGAGTATCTGGTGAATCAGGCTGGATTCAAACCACCAAGAGCTACATCGACAGGTACCACCATTGTGGGCTGTCGATTCAAGGATGGTGTTGTTATAGCAGCAGATACTAGAGCTACGACAGGACCAATTGTGGCCGACAAGAACTGTGAAAAATTGCATAGAATATCTCCTAAGATTTGGTGTGCTGGTGCTGGTACTGCTGCTGATACAGAGATGGTGACACAATTGATTCAGTCCAATTTGGAGTTGCATTCGATGTCTCTAAACAGAGAGCCTAGAGTGGTTTCGGCCAtgcagatgttgaagcaaCATCTATTCAAATACCAGGGTCAAGTGGGGGCATATTTAATCGTGGCTGGTGTCGATCCTACTGGACCACACTTATTCTCAATTCAAGCCCACGGTTCAACAGATATCGGATACTACATGTCTCTTGGCTCGGGTTCTCTAGCTGCCATTGCagttttggaaagagaCTGGAAGCAGGATCTTAGTAAGGACGAGGCCATGAAACTTTGTGCTACAGCTATTCAGGCTGGTATCTTTAACGATTTGGGATCCGGTTCTAATGTGGATATGTGCGTGATGGAGATGGGAAAAGATGCACAGCTGTATAGAAGCTTTATGACGCCAAATGttagagaaaagaagcaaagaaattACAAGTTTGCCAGAGGGACTACTGCTGTGTTGCGTCAAAGTGTTTTCGATATAGTCGAAGTGGtcaaggaagaagaaataccAGTGGGATCTTCCGATGCCATGGATGTTGATCATTAA
- a CDS encoding uncharacterized protein (EggNog:ENOG41) produces MTESAIWKGTKQFFGAVILGIDHQPEVDDAEIEKFGDSEQLDEGAPVEKKSPLGYNVSHLTACYLIIQGVIGTGIFATPATILKSIGSVGASYLLWCVGFIVNLFIVFMYVEYVTYFRRRSGAQVVYLEQAYPNPKFMVPVMYAAVSVTLSYITSSASSFAQYVFKGANYDATSWQQRGLSVVPLLLAASLVALNTKWCMRLNNLIGFSKVIFILFVSFSGFAALAGSTKAPKDHSIFHNAWEGTTRDGNDISNALLKVIFSFGGTPYAFGVVAETHPKNTIRTYKYFVPFTLFLIFILYILCVTAYYAGIGNKEEITKTGNLVAAVYFQKIFGNESAVRAMCAFVALSSFGHLLTAFIAHSRVLRECGRQGVLPYPRIWASVKPFNTPIFPIFVTVCVNLVVLLAPPPGDAYNFVVDLGSYADYIFNVLLAIGLFRVRRDRKRRGLGYREFHIPTILLLIVLLWSLFVLAMAFVPPKGTLIGSDVSFFYATYPITTFGIFGLCVVYYFFWAWIIPRARGYKHRVVTYDLPNGERGHKVLNVPREELEEWDREHSSSANGLNSIGYDDEVTGSLETSVYKVNTTNSNNSSKKSVPAAEKTEDHQ; encoded by the coding sequence ATGACGGAATCGGCTATCTGGAAAGGTACGAAACAGTTTTTTGGGGCCGTGATCCTCGGTATAGATCATCAAcctgaagttgatgatgctgaaaTCGAAAAGTTTGGTGACTCTGAACAACTCGACGAAGGTGCCCCagtggaaaagaaatctcCCTTGGGATACAATGTCAGTCATTTAACAGCATGTTATTTGATTATTCAAGGTGTTATTGGTACGGGTATTTTTGCAACTCCTGCTACCATTTTGAAGTCCATCGGATCTGTCGGTGCTAGTTATCTATTGTGGTGTGTTGGATTTATCGTTAATCTTTTCATCGTGTTCATGTACGTTGAGTACGTTACCTatttcagaagaagatcgGGAGCCCAGGTGGTTTATTTGGAGCAGGCATATCCTAATCCTAAATTTATGGTTCCTGTCATGTATGCAGCCGTGTCTGTGACTCTTTCCTATATCActtcatctgcttcatcCTTTGCTCAATACGTGTTCAAAGGTGCTAACTACGATGCTACCTCCTGGCAACAGAGAGGACTAAGTGTtgttcctcttcttcttgcagCTTCTCTTGTGGCTTTGAATACCAAGTGGTGCATGAGACTAAATAATCTAATCGGTTTCTCCAAAGTGATTTTCATTTTATTCGTTTCCTTTTCAGGATTTGCTGCTCTTGCGGGTTCCACCAAGGCTCCGAAGGATCACAGTATCTTCCATAATGCTTGGGAAGGTACGACCCGTGATGGTAATGATATTTCAAATGCTCTTTTGAAAGTTATTTTCTCATTCGGTGGTACTCCTTACGCCTTTGGTGTCGTTGCTGAAACTCATCCAAAGAACACCATTAGAACCTACAAGTATTTTGTTCCGTTTACTTTattcctcatcttcattttgTATATCCTCTGTGTTACTGCTTACTACGCAGGTATCGGTAACAAAGAGGAAATTACAAAGACTGGTAACTTGGTTGCAGCCGTCTACTTCCAGAAGATCTTTGGTAACGAATCGGCTGTCAGGGCCATGTGCGCATTTGTGgcactttcttcttttggtcATTTGCTTACTGCGTTTATTGCTCATTCCAGAGTTTTGAGAGAATGCGGTAGACAAGGTGTGCTTCCATATCCAAGGATATGGGCTAGCGTTAAACCTTTTAACACACCTATTTTCCCTATATTCGTCACTGTCTGTGTGAATTTGGTTGTGTTGCTTGCGCCTCCTCCAGGAGATGCTTACAACTTTGTTGTCGACTTGGGTTCCTATGCCGATTACATCTTCAACGTTCTATTGGCCATTGGTCTATTCAGGGTTCGCCGtgacagaaagagaagaggttTAGGATACCGTGAATTCCATATTCCAACGATACTTTTACTTATCGTCTTACTTTGGTCACTCTTTGTGCTTGCCATGGCATTCGTGCCTCCTAAGGGCACTTTGATTGGTAGCgatgtttctttcttctatgCTACATATCCTATTACCACGTTTGGTATCTTTGGATTGTGTGTTGTTTACTACTTCTTCTGGGCTTGGATTATTCCAAGGGCTAGAGGCTATAAGCACAGAGTTGTTACTTATGACCTGCCCAATGGTGAAAGAGGACACAAAGTGCTCAATGTTCCACGggaagagcttgaagagtGGGACAGAGAGCACAGCTCATCAGCAAATGGCTTGAACTCAATAGGCTATGATGACGAAGTGACAGGAAGCTTGGAAACATCAGTTTACAAAGTGAACACCACCAACTCTAATaactcttcaaaaaaatctGTTCCTGCCGCTGAGAAAActgaagatcatcaataa
- a CDS encoding uncharacterized protein (EggNog:ENOG41) — translation MGICISCLRSYDEDTDQGVDENSPLLGDNEQQQIQAEEELQLELRNKELNSILNSANDHLIDLGTFMQSNQLQPFPGISASGLSSEQQQPQPTQDMTMSSMSHMTTGTGNGTTAGTTNGDFIKMEPVDQGEVEKEVQRDLDNLNEALGPDRMDKLTSIDTSSVGPLLVALE, via the coding sequence ATGGGTATTTGCATTTCCTGTTTAAGGAGctatgatgaagatacaGATCAGGGTGTGGATGAAAACTCCCCTTTGTTAGGAGACAATGAGCAACAACAAATTCAGGCTGAGGAGGAGCTCCAGCTGGAACTTCGCAATAAGGAGTTGAACAGTATTCTCAATTCAGCCAATGATCATCTTATAGATTTGGGAACATTTATGCAGTCGAATCAATTACAACCATTTCCTGGAATTTCGGCATCTGGTCTTTCTTCggagcagcagcagccgCAACCTACTCAAGATATGACTATGTCAAGCATGAGTCATATGACCACAGGTACAGGCAATGGTACTACTGCCGGTACTACTAATGGAGACTTCATAAAAATGGAGCCGGTTGATCAAGGTGAAGTGGAGAAAGAGGTCCAGCGTGATTTAGACAATTTAAATGAGGCTTTAGGACCTGACAGGATGGATAAGCTCACCTCCATTGACACCTCTTCCGTGGGACCACTTTTAGTTGCTTTAGAATAG
- a CDS encoding uncharacterized protein (BUSCO:EOG09343QSP), whose protein sequence is MSSKPSIIVLISGSGTNLQALIDNCESGRIQGHITHVISSSAKAYGLERAAKAHIPTTVHRLKEYYQNISKEDKEGRACARGRFNKDLGDLILSRLGKPSLIVCAGWMLILSNEFLKPMSEADVPIINLHPALPGAFEGTHAIERSWEAGQQGKVTKGGCMIHYVIQEVDKGEPLIVKEIPVIKGETVDDYETRIHSKEHAAIVEGTVKVLNGLKQ, encoded by the coding sequence ATGTCAAGTAAACCATCCATCATAGTTCTTATATCTGGCAGTGGTACCAATCTTCAGGCATTGATCGATAACTGTGAAAGCGGTAGAATTCAGGGTCATATCACTCATGTGATATCCTCATCTGCCAAAGCATATGGTTTAGAGAGAGCAGCCAAAGCCCATATTCCCACCACTGTTCATAGATTAAAAGAATACTATCAAAAtatttccaaagaagataaagaggGGCGAGCATGTGCTAGAGGACGGTTCAACAAAGACTTGGGAGACCTTATTCTTAGTAGGCTCGGTAAGCCATCGTTGATAGTATGTGCCGGATGGATGTTAATCCTCTCCAATGAGTTCTTGAAACCAATGAGTGAGGCTGATGTTCCCATAATCAATTTGCATCCTGCATTGCCTGGAGCTTTTGAGGGAACTCATGCCATTGAAAGGTCATGGGAAGCCGGTCAGCAGGGTAAGGTGACTAAAGGAGGATGCATGATCCATTACGTTATTCAGGAGGTGGATAAGGGAGAGCCGCTTATTGTGAAAGAAATCCCCGTAATCAAAGGGGAAACTGTCGACGATTACGAGACTAGAATTCATTCCAAAGAGCATGCTGCCATAGTGGAAGGTACTGTTAAAGTACTAAATGGATTGAAGCAGTAA
- the KIN28 gene encoding TFIIH complex serine/threonine-protein kinase subunit kin28 (BUSCO:EOG09342MK0): MSDRYTKDRKVGEGTYAVVYLGKQLSSGKDVAIKEIKTGGFKDGLDMSAIREVKYLQELSHENVIELIDVFSDVGKNLNLVLEFLPSDMEVIINDKSLVILSADIKSWILMTLRGVNHCHRNGILHRDLKPSNLLISPTGQLKLADFGLARALGSPNERFTSNVVTRWYRAPELLFGSHHYSTAIDVWAVGVIFAELMLRTPYLPGKDDNDQVVVTFQALGTPTEKLWPGVSHLPNYNNLVMYPPPSRQELRNRFPAATEGALDLLCGMLILDPNNRWDTAKCLTYKYFVESPRPTEPESLPKKVP; this comes from the coding sequence ATGTCGGATAGATACACCAAGGATCGCAAAGTTGGTGAAGGTACATATGCTGTTGTCTATCTGGGCAAACAATTGTCAAGTGGCAAAGATGTGGCTATTAAGGAAATAAAGACTGGAGGATTTAAAGATGGATTAGATATGTCTGCAATTAGAGAAGTCAAATACTTACAGGAGCTGAGTCACGAAAACGTTATAGAACTTATAGACGTGTTCTCAGATGTTGGTAAGAATTTAAACTTAGTTCTAGAGTTTCTTCCGTCAGATATGGAAGTTATTATCAATGATAAGTCGTTAGTTATTCTTTCAGCAGACATTAAGAGTTGGATCTTAATGACCTTGAGAGGTGTCAATCACTGCCACAGAAACGGAATTCTGCACAGAGATTTGAAACCTAGTAATTTATTGATTTCCCCTACAGGACAGTTAAAGTTGGCCGATTTTGGTTTGGCTAGAGCTTTGGGATCTCCCAACGAAAGGTTCACCTCTAATGTGGTTACTCGTTGGTACAGAGCTCCAGAGCTTCTGTTCGGATCTCATCATTACTCTACTGCAATAGATGTGTGGGCTGTTGGTGTAATCTTTGCTGAACTTATGCTTAGAACCCCCTATCTTCCTGGCAAAGACGATAATGACCAAGTCGTGGTGACGTTCCAAGCACTAGGTACCCCTACAGAGAAACTTTGGCCTGGTGtatctcatcttccaaattaTAACAATTTGGTTATGTATCCACCTCCTTCAAGGCAAGAGCTTAGAAATAGATTTCCAGCCGCTACTGAAGGTGCTTTGGACTTATTGTGTGGAATGCTTATTTTGGATCCTAACAATCGATGGGATACTGCTAAATGTTTGACATACAAGTACTTTGTGGAGTCTCCAAGGCCCACAGAGCCTGAGAGCTTGCCAAAAAAGGTTCCATAG